One stretch of Streptomyces sp. R21 DNA includes these proteins:
- a CDS encoding alpha/beta fold hydrolase: MIATVITASAALLASPAAGLLGYRQLKRATYSKQLRITTPDGIDESGFVRVGGIDQWISIRGEDRRNPVVLEIHGGPGASNLVFAPRTRTWERHFTLVRWDMRGAGKTFGHGGPDGQGEMSFERICADALDVTEHLRARLGVDKVVLVANSFGTVFGLRLARRHPELYSAYVGADQNIVAGGRDHSAYHDVVERLRAGGKRKDLATVTAMGSDPSAWTAEQRSDYNKATVTSDPLTYDTMKTVVMRSLWFSPLHTLGELRHYLQAMTFSERITPETGAVDEWADGTEFNVPFFLFHGELDVITPAGPARRFFDDVSAPLKDFTLVPDTSHFSSFRHPDRFLDLMVTKVRPVVTGERVAR, from the coding sequence GTGATCGCCACCGTCATCACCGCGTCCGCCGCCCTCCTCGCCTCCCCCGCCGCCGGCCTCCTGGGCTACCGGCAGCTGAAGCGGGCGACGTACTCGAAGCAGCTGCGCATCACCACACCCGACGGCATCGACGAGTCCGGCTTCGTCCGCGTCGGCGGCATCGACCAGTGGATTTCGATCCGGGGCGAGGACCGCCGCAACCCGGTGGTCCTCGAGATCCACGGCGGCCCCGGCGCCTCCAACCTGGTGTTCGCCCCGCGCACTCGGACCTGGGAACGGCACTTCACCCTCGTGCGCTGGGACATGCGCGGGGCCGGCAAGACCTTCGGCCACGGCGGCCCGGACGGCCAGGGCGAGATGTCCTTCGAACGGATCTGCGCCGACGCGCTCGATGTCACCGAACACCTGCGTGCCAGGCTCGGCGTCGACAAGGTCGTCCTCGTCGCCAACTCCTTCGGAACCGTCTTCGGGCTCCGCCTCGCCCGCCGTCACCCCGAGTTGTACTCGGCCTACGTGGGCGCCGATCAGAACATCGTCGCGGGCGGGCGCGACCACTCCGCCTATCACGACGTCGTCGAGCGTCTGCGGGCAGGCGGCAAGCGAAAGGACCTGGCCACCGTCACCGCCATGGGCTCCGACCCGTCCGCCTGGACCGCGGAGCAGCGGTCCGACTACAACAAGGCCACCGTCACGTCCGACCCGCTGACGTACGACACCATGAAGACCGTGGTGATGCGGTCCCTGTGGTTCTCACCCCTGCACACCCTCGGCGAACTGCGGCACTACCTCCAGGCGATGACCTTCTCCGAGCGGATCACCCCCGAGACCGGTGCCGTCGACGAATGGGCCGACGGCACCGAGTTCAACGTCCCGTTCTTCCTCTTCCACGGCGAACTCGACGTGATCACCCCGGCCGGGCCCGCGAGGCGGTTCTTCGACGACGTCAGCGCCCCGCTGAAGGACTTCACCCTGGTCCCCGACACCAGCCACTTCTCTTCGTTCCGGCACCCCGACCGGTTCCTCGACCTCATGGTCACCAAGGTCCGCCCGGTGGTCACCGGCGAACGGGTTGCCCGCTGA